One Desulfuromonas sp. KJ2020 genomic window, GATTAAAATCAGGTGCACGGGAAAGCGTTGAGAATAAACCCAAGGTCTCAGTCATCGTCCCCACCTACAATCGCCTGGAAATTCTTCGCGAGGCACTTCAGAGTATATTGGCTCAGAGTTATCACGATTTCGAGATCATTGTTGTCAATGATGCTGGAGCTCCCGTGGAGGAGGTGATTGCATCCCTTGACGTCGAGGGCCGTATCACTTATGTGCGCCATTCCCTAAATAAGGGGCTAGCAGCGGCTAGGAATACCGGGATCCAAAACGCACGGGGCAAATACATCGCCTATCTCGATGATGATGATATCTTTTTCCCCAACCATATCGAACTATTGGTCAATCACCTCGAATCCAGCGGCGACAAAATTGCCTATACGGATGCTTATCGGGGCTATCAAGAGAAACAAGGTGATCAGTGGGTGGTGACCCGCCGGGACATCCCCTATTCACTGGATTTCGATTCCGACAGGATTCTCGTAGACAATTTCGTGCCAGTCCTCTGCTTTATGCATGAGCGATCCGTATTAGATGAAGTGGGAGGGTTTGACGAAACTTTAAAACGCCACGAGGATTGGGACCTCTGGATACGGGTTTCCAGCAAATATCGTCCGTACCATTTGAAACAGGTAACCTGTGAGTTCCGCTCCCGCTCGGACGGGTCCTCCATGACGGGTGGTCAGGTCGGTGAATTTTATAAGACCTGTCAGCAAATTTATAAAAAATATGCTGATTGGGTTGCCGATAAGCCCTCGGTACGCAGAGCTCAGGAGGCGAATCTGGTCAACTATCAGGTTAACCAGGCACTTGAGCTGTCAAAAGGAGTGAATAATCTGACGACGGGCATTCGTCGCCTGGAAGAGCTTCTGGTTTCATGGCCACAGATGGCAACCGTTCATAACGCCTTAGGGTATTTGCATGCCCAGGCAGCCAACAGGGCGAAGGCGATAAAATATCTGAAAGAAGCAGTACGCCTTGAGCCTCAGTCGGAGCTCTATCGCAACAATCTGGCCATCGTTGTGTCTTCTCCCGACAATGCCGGGACGGATAAAGAAAGCAATGCAAAAACGTACCTCGAAAAAGGAGAGCAGGCCTTTGGCGAAGGCGACTTCGATTTGGCTGCCCTCTATTTTGAAAGGTTACTTGGGATCGACGAGAACAATCTGGACGCTTTGAATAATCTGGGAGTCGTCGCGTTTAAACAGGGGCAGGTGGCGGAAGCCAGGCGGTTTTTCGAGCGGTGTCTGCGAATCAAGCCCGGATTCGACGAAGCCCTGCAGAACCTGCAGATGTGCGACAAGGCACGGGAAACGAATGCGGGTGATCTGGTTGATGGAATTGAAGCCCTGCTGCGCCGGGGCGAGGAGCTTTTTGGCCAGGGGGACCTCGACGGAGCGAGCGACTGCTTCCTGCAGGTGCTTCATCTGGATGCCGCTCACATCGAAGCCCTCAACAACTTGGGGGTAGTGGCGATCCAGGTCGGACAGAGCGAAGATGCCCTGGTTTTTGTCGACAAGGCCCTGGCGATCAACCCGTACTTTGTCCAGGCGCTGGAGAACCGCGCGGCGATTCTGCATCACCTTGGGCGCGATAAAGACGCCGAAACGGTCGATGCGCGCCTTTCCGCCGTGCGTGGCGATGTCGAGAAACTGATTGCCGTCGGGGAGGAGGCCTTTGTCGCTGGCGATATCGTCAAGGCGTCCCAGGCCTTTGACAGCGCCCTGGCTTTCGATCCCCAGCAGCGCGATGCCCTGAATAATCTGGGGGTGATTGCCTACCAGCAGGGAGAGGTGGATGACGCCCGGGCGCTGTTCGAGAAATGCCTGCACAGTGATCCCGACTTTGCCGAGGCCCGGCAGAACCTGCAAATGTGCGACGCTGCGCCGGAACCGGCATTACTTGAAGCCACCCCAGACGAGCCCCCATATTTCTCCGTCATCACCTGCAGCATCGATGACGAGAAGTTCGCCCGGCTGCAATCGAGCCTGTTTAAAGCCTTCAAGGAGCCGGTCGAACTGATCCGCATCGACGATGCCCGCTCGCTGTGCGAAGGCTACAACCGTGGCCTGCTCGAGGCCCGCGGCGAGGCGGTGGTGTTCTGCCACGACGATATTGAATTTCTCAACGAAAACCTGGGAGAACGTCTGCGACAGGACCTTGAGATGAGCGATCTTGTTGGGGTAGCGGGGACGACTCGGCTGGTCGAGGGGAGCTGGATCGCCGCCGGACAGCCCCATATCCACGGCCAAGTAGCCCATCTGGTCAAGGACCGCCCTGGGGTGATCAGTCTCTGCATGTACGGCAACGGCAGAGATCCTGAACACGTGACTGACGTGCAGGCTCTCGACGGGCTTTTCTTTGCGGTCAAAAGACCGGTGCTGGAGCAGATCCGTTTCGACGAGGCGACCTTTGACGGATTTCACCTCTATGACCTTGATTTTACCTATGCAGCCTACCTGAAGGGATTCCACCTGATGATCGATCACGGCATTCATCTTCTGCATGCCTCGGGCGGAAATTACGATCAGGCCTGGTCCGGTTATGCTGAAGCCTTCAACCAAAAATATCGAGAAAGGCTGGCAACGCGGGAGGAACCTGTCATCCGCTTTTTCAAGGGACTTCTCTTCGATGACCTCGCAGCGGTGAAGCAGGAGATGGCGCGTTATCCCGGCCTGAATGCCCTGCGGTATGAAGGGGGGCAGCTGTCCCTGAATTCCGAGACGGAAGGGAGAGTTGAACTTGACACGGTCGCCTCACTGCCTCTGGACTCCGGCAATCTCGACTATGCCCGACTGGTCCACAATCCCAACGAACTAGGCGATAAAGTTGGGGTCATGCGGGAGCTAGCCAGGGCTCTGCGGCCCGGCGGTGTGGTCGAGATCCTGCTGCCCCTGAAGAAAAAAAAGGGAGGGCGCCTGGGGATCCCCGGCTCGTGGCAACTAGGTGACCTGTTCGGCTTCGCCTCCAACCCCCCCGAGGGGCAACCCGTGGTTCGCCATGCGGACCTGAGAAATCATTTCATCATGCAGGCTATGGTGGAGAAAGAAACCCACGGGGATCGTCCCTATCTGCATGTCATTTATAGTCGGACCGCAGCCTGATCAGGCGGCCTGTCAGATTTTTTGACCAGAAATTGTTGAAAAGGACTACCAGATGTCTACAGACATTCTGGTAGTCCTTTTCACGTCCTGTTTCTTAAAGCACTTCTTGATTTTTTCCTAAAGTTCTCTCCATCTCCCTCCGATAAGACAGGCAAGAGCAGGTATCTTGCCGATGTTTTATGTTTCTTTGCTACGATTAAAATGAATAATTTTTATCGATAAGGGGATGACCATGACGATCAAAATTTCTGGCGACAAGGGGCTTGGGCCTCTGGATGGGTTGAAAAAAAACCAGAAGGCACAGGCCGACACCGATAAATCAAAAGCGGGCGCTACAGACAAGGTGAGTTTTTCCTCTGCACTGCAGCAAGCCGCTCAGACTCAGGAAGCCAAAGGTGCAGTGCGTGCCGAGTCCATGGAGAAAGTCGCTTTCTCACCGCTTATTCTGGAGATGAGTCATCTGCAGGATGGTGGCTCTTCTGAAGTGTCTGCCCGTCAACAGAAAATAGCCGCGCTCAAGGCGCAGATCGCTGAGGGCTCTTATCAGCCAGACCTCAAGCAGGTAGCGGCCAGCTTGCTCAAGTTTGTCGCAGGGGAGAAGTAATCATGGCTACGACCTTGCGAGCTCAGCTTGAAAGACTGCATAGTCTCATACTCCAGGAGCGTGAGTGCGCCAAGGCGATGGCGATGGATGACCTGCTGCATACAGTTCAGGCCAAAAATGAACTTCTGCAGTCTTTGCAGTCGGTAAATGAGGTGGCCCCCGAAGATCGCGAGCTGGCGGTTGTGGTTAGAGAAGAAAATCGTCGCAACGCGTATCTGTTCTGGGCGTCTTTGGGGTTTATTCGTGAATCGATGAGCTTTTTTCAGAAAGAATTGTCCCCGGTCAGCTATGGGGCCCATGGGGCTGCCGTCAGCGGGCGTTCCGAAGGGATGCTGCTGAGGGGGAGGATCTGATATGGGCGGCCTTCTCAATGCGTTGAATTCCGGCAAGACCAGCCTCTTTACCAACCAGAAGGGGATTGAAGTCACCGGCAACAACATGGCCAACGTCAACACGCCGGGCTATTCCCGTCAGGTGATGCAGCTCTCGGACGTCCCCACCTTGGAATACGGTGGTCTGTTTATCGGTACCGGTGTCAGAGTTGACGACATCGTGCGCAACTACGACTCATTTGTGCAGGATCAGCTCGTCTCCAAGCAGGCGGCTTTTGGCGAAATGGACGCCAAAACCTTGCCTTTGACAGAGGTGGAAAGAATCGTCAACGTCACTGAAGCCAACCTTTCCACCGCGGTAGATGCCTTTTTTGACGCCTGGCAGGAGCTATCGACGAATCCCAGCGGCGAAGTGGAACGTCAGATCGTCATCCAGAACGGTCAGACTTTAGCATCGGCGTTTAATTCGGCCAGCAGCCAGATGCAGTATGCGCAGGAAAACATCAATACGGTTCTGGAATCCAAGGTGGTTGGCATCAATTCGGCTCTCCAGGAAATTGCCGATCTGAACGACCGTATCGCCGGCATCGAAGCCACGGGCCTTACCGCCAATGGCGAGCGCGACCGACGTGATCTGCTGGTGCAGGATGTTGCCAAGGCCTTGGGGGCTTCCTATCTGGAACAGCGAGACGGCACCGTTTCGCTTCAGTTGCCCGGCGGCCTTCCTCTGGTGCAGGGACGAGAATACCTGCCGCTGCAAACGCAGCGCATCGACGGCAAAATCGAGATTTCCCTGCAGACCAAGGCTTCAGATATCCCTCTGGGCCTTAAGGATGTGGGGGGGGAGATCAAAGGGCTTCTAAGCGTGCGGGATGAAATTATCCCTGACCTTCTGGCCGATTTCGACAAGCTGGCCTATAACCTGGTCGAAAGCGTCAATACGGTTCATCAGGCGGGTGTCGATCGTGACGGGAACCCGGCGGGCCTGTTTTTTGAGGCCGCCCCTGTGCCGGTGCCGCCGGCCACCTTCGGCGTGGGAACGGCTGCTGTCATGCAGGTCAATACCGCGCTGGTAAGTGATACAGGGTTGGTGGCGGCCGGTAAAAGCGGCCTGTCAGGAGACAATACCAACGCGCTGGATATGGCCGCTCTTCACCAGGCTCCCGTGATTGACGGGGCGGACAGCTTCAATGGGTTTTACAGTAAAATTGCCGGGAAGGTCGGCATTACGATCAATCAGAACAATCTTCAGCGGGATGGTGCCGACGATGCTCTGATCCAGCTGCAGAATTTGCGTGACTCCAAATCGGGCGTTTCGATTGAAGAAGAGATGCTGAGTCTGGTCAAGTACCAATCGGGTTTCGAGGCGGCAGCCAAATTTTTGACCACCGTCGATGAAATGATGGATACCGTGATCAATCTGAAGAGGTAGTCGATGAAAACAACCAACGCGACAACCTATCGTACCCTGTTGCAGAATCTCACCCGCGGCAGCACACGACTGAATGACTGGCGCATCAAAACGGCGACAGGCAAACAGGTGTCACGCCCTTCCGACGATCCGACGGCGATCCGTCCCATCCTTAACGCCCGCAGCCAGATCGCCGCTTCTGATCGTTACCTGCGGACCATGGATACGGCCCAGGATCGGCTGGATAATTCCGAAGGATATCTGTACAACGTCGAGAATGTTCTTACCCGCGTGAAAGAGCTGGCGATTCAGGCCGGCAATGCCACCTTTACCCCTGAAGACCGCGTTCTTCTGGCCAACGAAATTGCTTTGCGTCGGGAAGAACTGCTTGATGCCGCCAACGCCAAGGTCGATGGCAAGTTTCTTTTTGCCGGCTACGCCGACGACGCCAAACCTTTTGTCGCCAATCCCGCCTATCCGGCAACGTCGTCCGCACCCGTTCTTTACGCGGGCGACAACCGGGCCATTACCCTGGAGATCGG contains:
- the flgK gene encoding flagellar hook-associated protein FlgK, giving the protein MGGLLNALNSGKTSLFTNQKGIEVTGNNMANVNTPGYSRQVMQLSDVPTLEYGGLFIGTGVRVDDIVRNYDSFVQDQLVSKQAAFGEMDAKTLPLTEVERIVNVTEANLSTAVDAFFDAWQELSTNPSGEVERQIVIQNGQTLASAFNSASSQMQYAQENINTVLESKVVGINSALQEIADLNDRIAGIEATGLTANGERDRRDLLVQDVAKALGASYLEQRDGTVSLQLPGGLPLVQGREYLPLQTQRIDGKIEISLQTKASDIPLGLKDVGGEIKGLLSVRDEIIPDLLADFDKLAYNLVESVNTVHQAGVDRDGNPAGLFFEAAPVPVPPATFGVGTAAVMQVNTALVSDTGLVAAGKSGLSGDNTNALDMAALHQAPVIDGADSFNGFYSKIAGKVGITINQNNLQRDGADDALIQLQNLRDSKSGVSIEEEMLSLVKYQSGFEAAAKFLTTVDEMMDTVINLKR
- the flgM gene encoding flagellar biosynthesis anti-sigma factor FlgM; the protein is MTIKISGDKGLGPLDGLKKNQKAQADTDKSKAGATDKVSFSSALQQAAQTQEAKGAVRAESMEKVAFSPLILEMSHLQDGGSSEVSARQQKIAALKAQIAEGSYQPDLKQVAASLLKFVAGEK
- a CDS encoding glycosyltransferase, which codes for MNNASPLVSIGVAIYNEEKFLRRALESILSQDYPNIEIIICDNASTDKTPSICEEFAEKYAHVSYYRSDENVGAHANGFKAIHLAKGKYYMYAPGHDLWDPSFVSKAVSLMEEDPEVVLCYSRTMRIDTEGNPLGLANNSWDLRGLSPVERLTYLVNHLSGGDPCNGLIRLKDLKKFDRKFVWGFDQVMLAYFTLAGSIAHIPESLFFWRVTDDENVEVRRATVPQDNDPGNSRKLLNMSMMELWRQMGEATLAVVNESDLDMSDKLACKEAVRQCFTRRYGVQWNEVIPSELNPDGQNVLLVTSAPPQQTPFYTTEKRPPIGVGFLIAVLRDAGHNVFFIDNYLKPSDFLETDYLQRHQIDMVGIYTNTICFRDSLRMIRRLDAMRQNGTWQGRIVVGGPHASVSPQTIPECVDHIVLGEGEYALRDIVAGKVQERIVQYPPIKDLDSLPMPAWDYFADMPYNWGGNWLPEGPVFTMNTSRGCPFDCTFCSVGSIWGRRYVCFSPERIVAEIEHLKTNYGVRGIYFREDNFTLNKKRLEAFCQLMVEREVNIPWVCETRASSLDEETVDMMAKAGAKGAYIGVESGSQRLLDFMHKDIKLEDVRRAFRLCREKGINTAASMIVGVPGETEDDLRKSQELLVEIKPTVTWFNIFVGIPDSNLYKHVLENRLYQFIDDRGLVYLHGHNSHVDRYYGGDSQAKIPFDRSREEDSSSPKVSVLLSVYNGEKYLPEALDSIFAQTFQDFELIVVDDGSTDRTPEILLQYRDSRTLIYRNQENMGLTRSLNLGLKFCRGDYVARMDADDISAPQRLERQVRFLEENPDHALVGSSYCILDDDGKKTGLVEVLTDSESLKKGLIQQNWFGHGSVVMRRKALESVGGYNEEYLYAQDYDLFLRISEHFEVANLSAPLFFWRKALGGISQRKAQEQQAFAQLARREAIARRQRLKSGARESVENKPKVSVIVPTYNRLEILREALQSILAQSYHDFEIIVVNDAGAPVEEVIASLDVEGRITYVRHSLNKGLAAARNTGIQNARGKYIAYLDDDDIFFPNHIELLVNHLESSGDKIAYTDAYRGYQEKQGDQWVVTRRDIPYSLDFDSDRILVDNFVPVLCFMHERSVLDEVGGFDETLKRHEDWDLWIRVSSKYRPYHLKQVTCEFRSRSDGSSMTGGQVGEFYKTCQQIYKKYADWVADKPSVRRAQEANLVNYQVNQALELSKGVNNLTTGIRRLEELLVSWPQMATVHNALGYLHAQAANRAKAIKYLKEAVRLEPQSELYRNNLAIVVSSPDNAGTDKESNAKTYLEKGEQAFGEGDFDLAALYFERLLGIDENNLDALNNLGVVAFKQGQVAEARRFFERCLRIKPGFDEALQNLQMCDKARETNAGDLVDGIEALLRRGEELFGQGDLDGASDCFLQVLHLDAAHIEALNNLGVVAIQVGQSEDALVFVDKALAINPYFVQALENRAAILHHLGRDKDAETVDARLSAVRGDVEKLIAVGEEAFVAGDIVKASQAFDSALAFDPQQRDALNNLGVIAYQQGEVDDARALFEKCLHSDPDFAEARQNLQMCDAAPEPALLEATPDEPPYFSVITCSIDDEKFARLQSSLFKAFKEPVELIRIDDARSLCEGYNRGLLEARGEAVVFCHDDIEFLNENLGERLRQDLEMSDLVGVAGTTRLVEGSWIAAGQPHIHGQVAHLVKDRPGVISLCMYGNGRDPEHVTDVQALDGLFFAVKRPVLEQIRFDEATFDGFHLYDLDFTYAAYLKGFHLMIDHGIHLLHASGGNYDQAWSGYAEAFNQKYRERLATREEPVIRFFKGLLFDDLAAVKQEMARYPGLNALRYEGGQLSLNSETEGRVELDTVASLPLDSGNLDYARLVHNPNELGDKVGVMRELARALRPGGVVEILLPLKKKKGGRLGIPGSWQLGDLFGFASNPPEGQPVVRHADLRNHFIMQAMVEKETHGDRPYLHVIYSRTAA
- the flgL gene encoding flagellar hook-associated protein FlgL, with translation MKTTNATTYRTLLQNLTRGSTRLNDWRIKTATGKQVSRPSDDPTAIRPILNARSQIAASDRYLRTMDTAQDRLDNSEGYLYNVENVLTRVKELAIQAGNATFTPEDRVLLANEIALRREELLDAANAKVDGKFLFAGYADDAKPFVANPAYPATSSAPVLYAGDNRAITLEIGPGALVETSIPGSELFMGQKDTDGDGVAEQVGIDIFAVLARIEEGLRANDPDAVNVEIDNVEEGANQVRKLHGLLGAVGQRLDTARVHMETLNIDMEEIRSRYEDIDLVEAISNMTMEENALKAAMQVSSRVSQLSILDYF